In a single window of the Leptospira barantonii genome:
- a CDS encoding DUF4340 domain-containing protein, translating to MKIFERFYGFLLGLFREETALFLILCNLFLGAIYVSVSNPFGFFQKNYQNADPFFPFKTEEVERIQIGRKGHETVLQRTGETWSVRIRETQARPDVKKIVPFLNSILRIRKFTKISASSDSSDFGLNGEELKLEIQSSSGEIGRLDIGVGDRSSSGTFVRIPETGEVWLVEEDLNLLSGRGNENFFFSGFLLPEETSIQEIHTILIQSTGEKNVRLEIEQDSQGRWRPIVVNPILCPGEDCSEIVSKILSLKAERILKKPFQEKSIPLSHKDRFQIEIRFASGRDESLHLEWIGNTSGKEPIFRVDSEPILYVIDPNFLKDFGDTRHLREFFRESSDPF from the coding sequence GTGAAAATTTTCGAGAGATTCTATGGCTTCTTACTCGGACTTTTTCGAGAAGAAACGGCCTTATTTTTGATTCTTTGCAATTTATTCTTAGGTGCGATTTACGTTTCCGTTTCCAATCCGTTCGGTTTTTTTCAAAAAAACTATCAAAACGCGGATCCATTCTTCCCTTTCAAAACCGAAGAAGTGGAAAGAATTCAAATCGGCAGAAAGGGACACGAAACCGTTTTACAAAGAACTGGTGAAACGTGGTCCGTTCGAATCCGAGAAACCCAAGCAAGACCGGACGTAAAAAAGATCGTGCCGTTTTTAAATTCCATATTAAGAATCCGTAAATTCACAAAAATTTCCGCTTCGTCCGACTCGTCCGATTTCGGTTTAAACGGAGAAGAATTAAAACTCGAAATCCAAAGTTCATCCGGGGAAATCGGCAGGTTGGATATCGGAGTCGGCGATCGTTCCTCAAGCGGAACCTTTGTCCGAATTCCGGAGACCGGAGAGGTTTGGCTCGTAGAAGAGGATCTCAATTTATTATCCGGAAGGGGCAACGAAAACTTTTTCTTTTCCGGCTTTCTCTTACCCGAAGAAACGAGTATTCAAGAAATTCATACTATTCTAATACAATCGACCGGCGAAAAAAACGTTCGTCTTGAAATCGAACAAGATTCACAGGGAAGATGGAGACCGATCGTAGTAAATCCTATTCTTTGTCCCGGGGAGGATTGTTCCGAAATCGTATCCAAAATTCTTTCTCTCAAAGCGGAACGAATCTTAAAAAAACCGTTTCAGGAAAAATCTATTCCGCTTTCACACAAAGATCGATTTCAAATCGAAATCCGTTTTGCCTCCGGCCGCGACGAGTCCTTGCATCTGGAATGGATCGGAAACACGAGCGGGAAGGAACCGATTTTTCGAGTCGATTCCGAACCAATCTTGTATGTGATCGATCCTAATTTTTTAAAGGATTTCGGAGACACAAGGCATCTCAGGGAATTCTTCCGCGAATCAAGCGATCCATTTTGA
- the ccoN gene encoding cytochrome-c oxidase, cbb3-type subunit I: MSQTNAKYNDSIVKGFIISAMVWGVASMLVGVLAAFQMVFPELNFTQYFTFGRIRPLHTNAAIFGFALSIIFATAYHLIQRLCRVRIWSDSLAKIHFVLYNLTIILAAITLPLGLNQSKEYAELEWPLDLLIVVWFVIFIVNFFATIFTREEKQLYAAIWFYIASFVTVPILFIVNNLSVPVGLGKSYSVFSGVYDANIQWWYGHNAVAFVLTTPFLGLMYYYFPKHIKQPIYSHRLSIIHFWSLIFIYIWAGPHHLLNTPLPEWLQTTGMAFSIMLWMPSWGGMLNGFLTLTQAKEKIKTDALLKMMLVGITFYGMSTFEGPLLSIRSISALGHNTDWIVGHVHSGTLGWVGMMSFAAIYYLVPRLWNANLYSERLANVHFWLATLGILLYIVSMWVSGITEGSMWRAIDSKGFLQYPNWVQITEVLKPFRFARGVAGAIYLSGVFVMIYNVVKTIQSSGSGFQETDLRVKEQGGNV, translated from the coding sequence ATGAGCCAAACGAACGCCAAATACAACGATTCCATCGTAAAAGGGTTCATCATATCGGCTATGGTTTGGGGAGTCGCTTCCATGTTAGTGGGAGTTCTCGCCGCTTTTCAAATGGTTTTTCCGGAGTTGAACTTCACACAGTATTTCACCTTCGGTAGAATCAGACCCTTACACACCAACGCGGCGATTTTCGGTTTCGCGTTGAGCATTATATTCGCGACAGCCTATCATCTTATCCAAAGACTTTGCCGGGTAAGAATCTGGAGCGATTCCTTAGCAAAGATCCACTTTGTTCTCTACAATTTAACGATCATTCTCGCGGCGATCACTCTTCCTCTGGGTCTCAATCAATCCAAGGAGTATGCGGAGTTGGAATGGCCTCTCGATCTTTTGATCGTGGTTTGGTTCGTGATCTTCATCGTGAACTTCTTCGCGACCATCTTTACGAGAGAGGAAAAACAACTCTACGCGGCGATCTGGTTTTATATCGCTTCCTTCGTTACGGTTCCGATTCTTTTTATCGTGAACAACCTTTCGGTTCCCGTGGGACTCGGTAAATCCTACTCGGTCTTCTCGGGAGTTTACGACGCGAACATCCAGTGGTGGTACGGTCACAACGCGGTGGCGTTCGTGTTAACGACTCCGTTTCTGGGACTGATGTATTACTACTTTCCGAAACATATCAAACAACCCATCTACAGTCATAGATTGTCGATCATCCACTTCTGGTCTTTGATCTTCATCTATATTTGGGCGGGTCCTCACCACTTGCTCAACACTCCTCTTCCGGAATGGCTTCAAACCACGGGGATGGCTTTCTCCATCATGTTGTGGATGCCTTCTTGGGGCGGAATGCTCAACGGATTCCTAACGTTGACTCAAGCGAAGGAGAAAATCAAAACCGACGCTCTTCTCAAGATGATGCTCGTGGGAATCACATTCTACGGTATGTCGACCTTCGAAGGTCCTCTTCTTTCCATTCGTTCCATCAGCGCCCTAGGTCACAACACGGATTGGATCGTGGGTCACGTTCATTCCGGAACCTTAGGTTGGGTGGGAATGATGTCCTTCGCCGCGATCTATTATCTGGTTCCGAGACTTTGGAACGCGAATTTATATTCCGAAAGATTGGCGAACGTTCACTTCTGGCTCGCGACCTTGGGAATTCTTCTTTATATCGTTTCGATGTGGGTTTCGGGAATCACCGAAGGTTCCATGTGGAGAGCGATCGATTCCAAAGGATTTCTTCAATATCCGAACTGGGTTCAGATCACCGAGGTTCTTAAACCGTTCCGTTTTGCAAGAGGGGTTGCGGGAGCGATTTATCTGAGCGGAGTTTTCGTGATGATCTATAACGTAGTGAAGACGATCCAATCCTCCGGTTCCGGATTTCAGGAAACGGATTTAAGAGTGAAAGAACAAGGAGGAAACGTATGA
- the lmtA gene encoding lipid A Kdo2 1-phosphate O-methyltransferase — protein MALIEEFESQGNFLFRWRSYIPGTILILCIGLLPFYQFPGNSYTYHLYYQSICLAISLLGLFVRCFVIGYAPARTSGRNTKEQVADLVNQEGIYSLIRHPLYLGNFLMYLGAVLFLKNFLIASVFILFFWVYYERIMFAEEQFLRKKFGEAYLSWANTVPAFLPKFSGYKKPALGFSIRNIIKREYPSLFGILVIFSVFDLIAVYFNEPVSNLLEAIRLPQIVLFGGGLVFYVLVRIIVKTTKLLHVEGR, from the coding sequence ATGGCTTTGATCGAAGAATTTGAATCTCAGGGGAATTTTCTATTTCGTTGGAGATCTTATATCCCCGGAACCATCTTGATTCTCTGCATCGGACTTTTGCCCTTCTATCAATTTCCAGGCAATTCTTATACCTATCATCTTTACTATCAGTCGATTTGTTTAGCGATCAGTCTTTTGGGACTTTTTGTTCGTTGTTTCGTGATCGGCTACGCGCCGGCGAGAACCTCGGGAAGAAATACCAAAGAACAAGTCGCGGACTTGGTGAACCAAGAAGGAATTTATTCTTTGATTCGCCATCCTCTGTATCTGGGAAATTTTCTGATGTATCTCGGAGCGGTTCTTTTCCTAAAGAACTTTTTAATCGCATCCGTTTTCATTCTTTTCTTCTGGGTATATTACGAAAGAATTATGTTCGCGGAAGAACAATTCTTGCGTAAAAAATTCGGAGAAGCTTATCTTTCCTGGGCAAACACGGTTCCCGCTTTTCTTCCGAAATTCAGCGGTTACAAAAAACCGGCTCTCGGATTTTCCATTCGCAATATCATCAAAAGAGAATATCCGAGTCTTTTCGGAATTTTAGTGATCTTCAGCGTTTTCGATCTGATCGCGGTTTATTTTAACGAGCCTGTGAGCAATCTTCTGGAAGCGATTCGTCTTCCACAGATCGTTTTGTTCGGTGGGGGTTTGGTTTTTTACGTTCTCGTGAGAATCATCGTTAAAACGACAAAACTTTTACATGTAGAGGGTCGCTAA
- the ccoG gene encoding cytochrome c oxidase accessory protein CcoG, with protein MVISRHISGKIRSARYLVEAVLVPFYLFLPWLRWGEHPLIRLDIPGRKFYLLGNIFTPQEGLYLHLFLIGMGLSLFFFTTLIGRVWCGWACPQTVFTDLFDLIGRTVLGSKYGKKDAPLWRKILVHKLWILISVIGSLAWVSYFADPYEMISDIRSASFFISPPVWIYFTLFFTMTLYLDMAFVREQFCKYACPYARFQTVMMDGDSVNVTYDYQRGEPRRKAGTQVGDCTACNLCLVVCPTGIDIREGVNVGCIACGKCVDACTKTMGKEGKKTLIGYMSENQAKQHGVKVRWIRSRSVIYGFLLFCVLVTSTVLLYNRVPLYANILPDRIIQPMEIPGGLVRNFYNAQLLNLTFENKSLNVAVEKSTLHSPVHILLGGTEIPSFSVEANSTEDFRIILETNAQTEDRTKTSHQITLKITDSKNPKYMITKTIPFRIPITDSN; from the coding sequence GTGGTCATCTCCAGACACATTTCAGGTAAGATTCGCTCCGCAAGATACCTGGTAGAAGCGGTCTTAGTTCCGTTTTATCTTTTCCTTCCCTGGTTGCGCTGGGGAGAACATCCTCTGATCCGGCTCGACATACCCGGAAGAAAATTTTATCTACTCGGCAACATATTCACGCCTCAAGAAGGTCTTTATCTACATCTTTTTTTAATCGGAATGGGTTTGTCCCTATTCTTCTTTACCACATTGATCGGAAGGGTTTGGTGCGGTTGGGCCTGTCCTCAGACGGTGTTCACCGATCTTTTCGATCTCATCGGAAGAACCGTTCTCGGATCCAAATACGGAAAAAAAGACGCTCCTCTTTGGCGTAAGATATTGGTTCATAAACTTTGGATCCTGATCAGCGTGATCGGTTCTCTCGCCTGGGTTTCCTACTTCGCGGATCCATACGAAATGATAAGCGACATTCGGTCGGCTTCGTTTTTTATATCTCCTCCGGTTTGGATCTATTTCACTCTCTTTTTTACGATGACCTTATACCTGGACATGGCATTTGTACGGGAACAATTCTGTAAATACGCCTGTCCTTACGCGAGATTTCAAACCGTGATGATGGACGGCGATTCCGTCAACGTAACCTACGACTATCAAAGAGGAGAACCCAGAAGAAAAGCCGGAACACAAGTCGGCGACTGCACGGCGTGTAATCTGTGTTTGGTGGTATGCCCGACCGGAATCGATATCCGAGAAGGTGTGAACGTGGGTTGTATCGCCTGCGGTAAGTGTGTGGACGCTTGCACAAAAACGATGGGGAAAGAAGGTAAAAAAACCTTGATCGGATATATGTCCGAGAATCAGGCGAAACAACACGGAGTTAAGGTGCGTTGGATACGTTCCAGAAGTGTAATATACGGTTTTCTGCTTTTTTGTGTGCTCGTGACTTCGACGGTCCTTCTTTACAACCGGGTTCCATTGTATGCGAACATTCTTCCCGATCGGATCATACAACCGATGGAAATCCCGGGCGGATTGGTCCGAAACTTCTACAACGCTCAACTTCTGAATCTGACATTCGAAAACAAATCCTTAAACGTCGCCGTCGAGAAGAGCACTCTCCATTCTCCGGTTCATATTCTTTTGGGAGGAACGGAAATTCCTTCCTTCTCCGTGGAAGCGAACAGCACCGAGGATTTTAGAATCATCTTGGAAACGAACGCTCAAACGGAGGATCGCACAAAAACCTCGCACCAGATCACTCTGAAAATTACGGATTCCAAAAATCCGAAATACATGATTACGAAAACGATACCGTTTCGGATTCCGATAACGGATTCGAATTAA
- a CDS encoding CcoQ/FixQ family Cbb3-type cytochrome c oxidase assembly chaperone: MELELIQIYKFARLPILVMAIALITAYVYNRKRKQEMEEPKFRMLEED; the protein is encoded by the coding sequence ATGGAATTAGAACTGATTCAAATCTACAAGTTCGCAAGACTTCCGATTCTTGTGATGGCGATCGCGCTCATCACCGCTTACGTCTACAATCGTAAACGAAAACAAGAGATGGAAGAACCCAAGTTTAGAATGCTCGAGGAGGACTGA
- a CDS encoding cbb3-type cytochrome c oxidase N-terminal domain-containing protein produces the protein MTHDSNKDFDGIRQEDNPLPAWWQWIFVICIVVAVGYSVYFHKYSNWPQDLAYELEVKEHEAKFPKEVAVTSNDGSNPFRGNSNAIAEGEKTFKTICAACHGPTGQGLVGPSLMDKEWIHGSSDLQVYENIMKGIAVDKTKLGRGPMPPHENSLGSEKVYQVMAWLASQNASLKASR, from the coding sequence ATGACTCATGATTCAAATAAGGATTTCGACGGAATCAGACAAGAGGATAATCCCCTACCGGCATGGTGGCAATGGATCTTCGTAATCTGTATCGTCGTGGCCGTAGGGTATTCCGTTTATTTTCATAAATATTCGAATTGGCCTCAGGACCTTGCCTACGAATTGGAAGTAAAGGAACACGAAGCGAAGTTTCCAAAGGAAGTTGCGGTGACTTCGAACGACGGAAGCAATCCGTTTCGTGGAAACTCTAACGCGATTGCGGAAGGAGAAAAAACCTTCAAAACGATCTGCGCCGCGTGCCACGGACCGACCGGACAAGGTTTAGTCGGACCGAGTCTGATGGACAAAGAATGGATTCACGGTTCCAGCGATTTACAAGTTTATGAAAACATAATGAAGGGAATCGCAGTGGACAAAACGAAACTGGGAAGAGGTCCTATGCCTCCGCATGAGAATTCTCTCGGTTCAGAAAAAGTGTATCAAGTGATGGCTTGGCTTGCTTCTCAAAACGCAAGTCTCAAGGCGTCTCGTTAA
- a CDS encoding cbb3-type cytochrome c oxidase subunit II, whose amino-acid sequence MKLFDILLTWFSGFTEKWEKQGVKFTVYTTIAVLIGGIFELIPPFFISRTAVPIQGVTPFSPLELAGRDIYQKEGCNNCHTQMIRPFKWEVDRFDPSKSFGRDGYSKAGEFVYDHPFLWGSKRTGPDLAHESQIQPSYAWHKTHLINPRDTSPGSVMPAYPWLFDEGSKLNAEEIVNHMKGLSKVGVPYTDADYLSVPKELEGKSEGDALIAYLLKLGKDTAALSKSIQ is encoded by the coding sequence ATGAAATTATTCGACATTCTTCTCACTTGGTTTTCGGGCTTTACCGAAAAATGGGAAAAACAAGGAGTTAAGTTCACCGTTTATACAACGATCGCGGTTTTGATCGGAGGTATCTTCGAACTCATTCCTCCGTTTTTTATTTCGAGAACCGCGGTTCCGATTCAAGGTGTTACACCATTCTCCCCTTTGGAACTCGCAGGAAGAGACATCTATCAAAAGGAAGGTTGCAACAACTGTCATACTCAGATGATTCGCCCGTTCAAATGGGAAGTGGATCGTTTTGATCCTTCCAAATCTTTCGGAAGAGACGGTTATTCGAAAGCGGGAGAATTCGTTTACGATCATCCGTTTCTCTGGGGCTCCAAAAGAACCGGTCCGGATCTCGCTCACGAATCTCAGATTCAACCTTCGTATGCTTGGCATAAGACTCACTTAATCAATCCGAGAGACACTTCTCCCGGTTCGGTGATGCCCGCCTATCCGTGGTTATTCGACGAAGGTTCCAAGCTGAACGCGGAAGAGATCGTAAATCACATGAAAGGTCTTTCCAAAGTCGGCGTTCCTTATACGGACGCGGATTATCTTTCCGTTCCCAAGGAACTGGAAGGTAAGTCGGAAGGAGACGCACTCATCGCGTATCTTCTCAAACTCGGAAAGGACACCGCGGCTCTTTCCAAATCCATTCAGTGA
- a CDS encoding LIC_11485 family protein: protein MDLNFKDKLQSGFSSIDSLSRNLPPQVQKTLLYTGLSLAVLGVSLAVLIGIQRGKEGAAFDDQAKELDRKALFLEDIERNYNRKRRSIRYSDPDLSITGESSGLEIDRYEREKPKSGLLPESDRSEGKDPLRDGRREGVGTPKLPTESDALPTEDRGRTPDSNRNLEDPGTISPDRGNHNSSNQDRPSLMRPPKNNSNKGTLEPR, encoded by the coding sequence ATGGATCTCAATTTTAAAGATAAACTTCAGTCCGGATTTTCGTCGATAGACAGTCTGTCTCGGAATCTTCCTCCTCAAGTTCAAAAAACGCTTTTGTATACGGGACTTTCGCTGGCGGTCTTGGGAGTTTCACTCGCGGTTTTGATCGGAATTCAAAGAGGAAAAGAAGGCGCGGCCTTCGACGATCAAGCGAAGGAATTGGATCGTAAGGCGTTGTTCTTGGAAGATATAGAAAGAAATTATAATCGTAAACGCAGATCCATCCGTTACAGCGATCCGGATCTTTCCATTACGGGAGAATCTTCCGGTCTCGAAATCGATCGGTATGAAAGGGAAAAACCGAAAAGCGGACTTCTACCGGAATCCGATCGATCGGAAGGAAAAGATCCGTTGAGAGATGGACGTAGAGAAGGGGTGGGAACGCCGAAACTTCCTACGGAATCCGACGCTCTTCCGACGGAAGACAGAGGAAGAACGCCCGATTCGAATCGAAACCTGGAAGATCCGGGAACAATTTCACCCGATCGAGGCAATCACAATTCGTCCAACCAGGATCGCCCTAGTTTGATGCGACCCCCGAAAAACAATTCCAATAAAGGAACTCTCGAACCTAGATGA
- a CDS encoding chemotaxis protein CheX, whose translation MQIRAELVNPFLEAATIVFRDVLKTDLIRGKIGIKDSAETNLELSIVIGVIGTFNGEVVYGLNYDAAYKIAGVLMPGMSEQDIKNEYKDILGEIANMTTGNAMNIFASSGQSIEITAPNIIDSKNETLKIAKKPSLGISLFSRFGKLDVNVSLT comes from the coding sequence ATGCAAATCCGGGCTGAACTGGTAAATCCCTTTCTCGAAGCCGCAACGATCGTTTTTAGAGACGTTTTGAAAACGGATTTAATCCGTGGGAAGATCGGAATCAAGGACAGCGCAGAAACCAATCTCGAACTTTCGATTGTGATCGGCGTGATCGGAACCTTCAACGGAGAAGTCGTGTATGGACTCAATTACGACGCGGCTTATAAGATTGCTGGGGTTCTAATGCCCGGAATGAGCGAACAGGATATCAAAAACGAGTACAAGGATATCCTGGGTGAGATCGCGAATATGACCACTGGGAATGCGATGAATATCTTCGCAAGCTCGGGTCAGTCGATCGAAATTACCGCACCGAACATCATCGATTCCAAAAACGAAACATTAAAGATTGCTAAAAAACCTTCCTTGGGAATCAGCTTGTTTTCCAGATTTGGAAAATTGGACGTAAACGTTTCTCTTACTTGA
- a CDS encoding LIC_11490 family protein — translation MMLFIAIALILVGLLCFIYVSLNPNPSSGGDRFGFKSGSRGPRNAGSENEHLISRPNARKGAEILASSKRAPSLEQIEKQKHLESLFVEGRRIPKQNHSSEPSSSFSMAPEYEDVSSIEEEYSETEISSHSSQSGSGIEVLEESPKFSFAGEQKRPEEVREIRFEIEGILYLDQGRELPYERLANKKEELGPDKLKGLKRVGPGKLNESRDSLCFEALNSSYKYSFSEIEKILFFDEGIVLIPSKANYPVPVFFTKETNHLKSYLENSSQTFSG, via the coding sequence ATGATGCTCTTTATCGCAATCGCACTGATTCTCGTGGGACTTCTTTGTTTTATCTATGTCTCTCTGAACCCGAATCCTTCTTCGGGCGGAGACCGATTTGGATTTAAGTCGGGTTCCAGAGGTCCTCGAAACGCAGGCTCGGAAAACGAACATCTGATTTCAAGACCCAACGCCCGAAAAGGTGCGGAAATTTTGGCCTCTTCCAAACGCGCGCCGAGCCTGGAACAAATCGAAAAACAAAAACATCTGGAAAGTCTTTTTGTGGAAGGCAGAAGAATTCCGAAACAGAATCATTCTTCGGAACCGAGTTCGTCTTTTTCTATGGCGCCCGAATACGAAGACGTTTCTTCGATCGAGGAAGAATATTCGGAGACGGAAATTTCCTCTCATTCATCGCAGTCTGGGTCTGGCATCGAGGTTTTGGAAGAATCTCCTAAATTCTCCTTTGCCGGAGAACAAAAGCGTCCCGAAGAAGTGAGAGAAATTCGATTTGAAATCGAAGGCATTCTTTATTTGGATCAAGGACGAGAACTTCCTTATGAAAGACTCGCGAACAAAAAAGAAGAATTGGGTCCGGACAAGTTGAAGGGTTTAAAACGAGTCGGGCCTGGCAAGTTGAATGAGAGTAGGGATTCTCTTTGTTTCGAAGCGTTGAACAGCAGTTATAAATATTCTTTTTCTGAAATCGAAAAGATACTTTTTTTCGACGAGGGGATCGTTTTGATTCCTTCCAAGGCGAACTATCCGGTTCCCGTTTTTTTTACGAAAGAAACGAATCATCTCAAATCGTATTTGGAAAATTCTTCTCAGACGTTTTCGGGGTGA